The Labeo rohita strain BAU-BD-2019 chromosome 19, IGBB_LRoh.1.0, whole genome shotgun sequence genome window below encodes:
- the ints3 gene encoding integrator complex subunit 3 isoform X1, with protein sequence MEPSPAKGKAQGRLLVSTSLDAKDELEERLERCVSITTSITNGLSEREANDALTAHVCKGPQQHEEICLGLFTLLLTEPPQAQRCYRDLTLVNRDGMNVVLMKINQILMEKFLKLQDVCRTQLVWLVRELVKSGVIGADGVLMTLMKQIAGGDISNKNLWLAENVLEILLEQREWVLKSGMLVAMSVYTYLRLIVDHGTPNLLPLRQREVDFCIGLLRERFMECFIIGRDLVRLLQNVARIPEMELLWRDLLHNPQTLSPQFTGILQLLTSRTSRKFLACRLTPDMETKLLFMTSRVRFGQQKRYQDWFQRQYLSTAESQSLRCDLIRYICGVVHPSNEVLSSDILPRWAIIGWLLTTCTSNVAASNAKLALFYDWLFFNPEKDSIMNIEPAILVMHHSMKPHPAITATLLDFMCRIIPNFFPPLEGQVRQGVFNSLNFIMEKRVLAHLAPLFDNPKLDRELRSMLRERFPEFCNSPSPPTEVKMEESVPLEMDNHVLDKEDGCYDNTDATFSDDEEELNNKGKKREFRFHQLKETYIDEPADITPFVDQLDEALKERVLQLQKGSDTETQCEVMQEIVDLILEEDFDSEQMSTLASCLAELFKSHFRGDVLPEEITEESLEESVCKPVCLIFRNLCQMQEDNSGFSVLLDLLAELYQKQPKIGYHLLYYLKASKAASGKMSLYESFAQATALGDLHTCLMMDMKACQEDDVRLLCYLTPSIYSEFPDETLRSGELLNMIVAVIDSAQLQELMCHVMMGNLVMFRKDSVLNILIQSLDWETFEQYSTWQLFLAHSIPLETIIPILQHLKYKEHPEALSCLLLQLRREKRPSEEMVKMVLSRPYHQEDQFTTSILRHWAAKHDDLLGEHIKALLIKNNNMPRKRQSLRSSSSKLAQLTLEQMLEHLDSLRLNLSNTKNNFFSQTPILQALQHVQASCDEAHKMRFSDLFSLAEEYEDSSKQHKPRRKAPASSPRSRKGAAPQPCNEEESASSSASEEEDSKPKASKRKRKPSAVGSDSD encoded by the exons GTGTGTAAGGGTCCACAGCAGCATGAGGAAATATGTCTGGGTCTCTTCACGCTCCTGCTCACAGAGCCCCCACAGGCACAGAGG TGCTACAGGGACCTGACGTTGGTGAATCGGGACGGCATGAATGTGgtgctcatgaagatcaaccaGATCCTCATGGAGAAGTTCCTCAAGCTGCAGGACGTGTGCCGTACACAG CTGGTGTGGTTGGTCAGAGAGCTAGTGAAGAGCGGAGTCATTGGAGCAGATGGAGTTCTCATGACGCTCATGAAACAAATCGCTG GGGGAGACATCTCCAACAAAAACCTGTGGTTGGCCGAGAACGTGTTGGAGATCTTATTGGAGCAGAG AGAGTGGGTGCTGAAAAGTGGGATGCTGGTGGCCATGTCTGTGTACACCTACCTGAGGCTCATAGTGGATCATGGGACACCTAACCTGTTGCCCCTCAGACAGCGAGAGGTGGACTTCTGCATCGGACTGCTCAGAGAGAGG tTCATGGAGTGTTTTATTATTGGGAGGGATCTGGTCAGACTCTTACAGAATGTGGCTCGTATTCCTGAGATGGAGTTGTTGTGGAGAGACCTGCTGCACAATCCTCAGACCCTTAGCCCACAGTTCACAG GTATATTGCAGCTCCTCACCTCTAGAACCTCACGCAAGTTTCTGGCCTGTCGACTCACCCCTGACATGGAGACCAAGCTGCTGTTCATGACCTCACgg GTTCGGTTTGGCCAGCAGAAGCGCTATCAGGACTGGTTTCAGCGGCAGTATCTGTCCACAGCTGAAAGCCAGTCGCTGCGCTGTGACCTCATTCGTTACATATGCGGTGTGGTTCATCCATCCAATGAAGTTCTGAGCTCTGATATTCTGCCACGCTGGGCGATCATTGGATGGCTCCTGACTACATGCACG TCTAATGTTGCTGCATCTAATGCCAAACTGGCCTTGTTCTACGACTGGCTGTTCTTCAACCCAGAGAAAGACAGCATCATGAACATCG AGCCAGCCATTTTGGTGATGCATCACTCCATGAAGCCACATCCTGCTATAACAGCCACACTACTGGACTTCATGTGTCGG ATCATCCCAAACTTTTTCCCTCCTCTTGAGGGTCAAGTGCGACAGGGCGTCTTCAACTCTCTCAACTTCATCATGGAGAAGAGAGTTCTGGC TCACCTAGCACCTCTGTTTGACAACCCTAAACTGGACCGTGAGTTACGGTCTATGCTGAGAGAACGTTTCCCAGAGTTCTGCAATTCCCCCTCACCACCCACAGAAG taaaaatgGAGGAATCTGTTCCCTTGGAGATGGACAATCATGTGCTTGATAAGGAGGATGGTTGCTATGACAACACAGATGCTACTTTCAGTGATGATGAGGAAGAATTGAACAACAAGG GTAAAAAGCGAGAGTTCAGGTTCCATCAGCTTAAGGAGACCTACATCGACGAGCCTGCTGACATCACACCTTTCGTGGACCAATTGGACGAAGCACTTAAAGAGAGGGTTCTGCAGCTGCAGAAAGGAAG tGACACAGAAACACAATGTGAGGTCATGCAGGAAATTGTGGATCTTATTTTAGAG GAGGATTTTGACTCAGAGCAGATGTCTACTCTAGCTTCCTGTCTGGCTGAACTCTTTAAGAGCCACTTCAGAGGGGATGTGTTGCCTGAGGAGATCACAGAAGA GTCATTGGAGGAGTCCGTGTGTAAACCGGTGTGTCTGATCTTCAGAAACTTGTGTCAGATGCAAGAGGACAACAGCGGCTTCTCTGTCCTGCTGGACCTGCTCGCAGAGCTGTACCAGAAACAGCCGAAAATCGGTTATCATCTGCTCTACTACCTCAAAGCTAG CAAAGCGGCATCGGGGAAGATGAGCCTGTATGAGTCCTTTGCTCAGGCCACGGCTCTGGGTGACCTGCACACCTGCTTGATGATGGACATGAAGGCCTGTCAGGAGGATGATGTGAGGCTCCTGTGCTACCTAACCCCTTCCATCTATTCAGAG TTCCCAGATGAGACACTGCGTAGTGGAGAGCTCCTCAACATGATCGTGGCTGTCATTGATTCAGCACAG CTTCAGGAGCTGATGTGTCATGTGATGATGGGAAATCTGGTGATGTTCCGTAAAGACTCAGTCCTCAACATCCTCA TTCAGTCTCTGGACTGGGAAACGTTTGAGCAGTACAGCACATGGCAGCTTTTCCTGGCGCACAGTATCCCTCTGGAGACCATCATCCCCATTTTACAGCACCTCAAATACAAGG AACATCCTGAAGCTCTGTCCTGCCTCCTGCTGCAGTTGCGCAGAGAAAA AAGGCCGAGTGAGGAGATGGTGAAGATGGTGCTGAGCCGACCTTATCACCAAGAGGATCAGTTCACCACCAGCATCCTGCGGCACTGGGCGGCGAAACATGACGACCTGCTGGGAGAACACATCAAAGCCCTGCTCATCAAGAACAACAACATGCCCCGTAAACGACAGAG TTTGAGGAGCTCCAGCAGTAAACTGGCTCAGCTGACCCTGGAACAGATGCTGGAACATCTGGACAGTTTGAGACTCAATCTCAGCAACACCAAGAACAACT TCTTTTCCCAGACACCCATATTACAGGCCCTACAGCATGTTCAGGCCAGCTGCGATGAAGCGCACAAAATGAG GTTCAGTGATCTTTTCTCATTGGCTGAAGAGTATGAGGATTCCTCGAAACAACATAAACCTCGACGCAAAGCCCCAGCATCCTCGCCACGATCCCGCAAGGGTGCGGCTCCTCAACCCTGCAATGAAGAGGAGAGCGCGTCCAGCAGCGCTTCG GAGGAAGAGGATTCCAAACCCAAAGCTTCCAAAAGAAAACGGAAACCGTCTGCAGTAGGATCTGACAGCGACTGA
- the ints3 gene encoding integrator complex subunit 3 isoform X2, which translates to MEPSPAKGKAQGRLLVSTSLDAKDELEERLERCVSITTSITNGLSEREANDALTAHVCKGPQQHEEICLGLFTLLLTEPPQAQRCYRDLTLVNRDGMNVVLMKINQILMEKFLKLQDVCRTQLVWLVRELVKSGVIGADGVLMTLMKQIAGGDISNKNLWLAENVLEILLEQREWVLKSGMLVAMSVYTYLRLIVDHGTPNLLPLRQREVDFCIGLLRERFMECFIIGRDLVRLLQNVARIPEMELLWRDLLHNPQTLSPQFTGILQLLTSRTSRKFLACRLTPDMETKLLFMTSRVRFGQQKRYQDWFQRQYLSTAESQSLRCDLIRYICGVVHPSNEVLSSDILPRWAIIGWLLTTCTSNVAASNAKLALFYDWLFFNPEKDSIMNIEPAILVMHHSMKPHPAITATLLDFMCRIIPNFFPPLEGQVRQGVFNSLNFIMEKRVLAHLAPLFDNPKLDRELRSMLRERFPEFCNSPSPPTEVKMEESVPLEMDNHVLDKEDGCYDNTDATFSDDEEELNNKGKKREFRFHQLKETYIDEPADITPFVDQLDEALKERVLQLQKGSDTETQCEVMQEIVDLILEEDFDSEQMSTLASCLAELFKSHFRGDVLPEEITEESLEESVCKPVCLIFRNLCQMQEDNSGFSVLLDLLAELYQKQPKIGYHLLYYLKASKAASGKMSLYESFAQATALGDLHTCLMMDMKACQEDDVRLLCYLTPSIYSEFPDETLRSGELLNMIVAVIDSAQLQELMCHVMMGNLVMFRKDSVLNILIQSLDWETFEQYSTWQLFLAHSIPLETIIPILQHLKYKEHPEALSCLLLQLRREKPSEEMVKMVLSRPYHQEDQFTTSILRHWAAKHDDLLGEHIKALLIKNNNMPRKRQSLRSSSSKLAQLTLEQMLEHLDSLRLNLSNTKNNFFSQTPILQALQHVQASCDEAHKMRFSDLFSLAEEYEDSSKQHKPRRKAPASSPRSRKGAAPQPCNEEESASSSASEEEDSKPKASKRKRKPSAVGSDSD; encoded by the exons GTGTGTAAGGGTCCACAGCAGCATGAGGAAATATGTCTGGGTCTCTTCACGCTCCTGCTCACAGAGCCCCCACAGGCACAGAGG TGCTACAGGGACCTGACGTTGGTGAATCGGGACGGCATGAATGTGgtgctcatgaagatcaaccaGATCCTCATGGAGAAGTTCCTCAAGCTGCAGGACGTGTGCCGTACACAG CTGGTGTGGTTGGTCAGAGAGCTAGTGAAGAGCGGAGTCATTGGAGCAGATGGAGTTCTCATGACGCTCATGAAACAAATCGCTG GGGGAGACATCTCCAACAAAAACCTGTGGTTGGCCGAGAACGTGTTGGAGATCTTATTGGAGCAGAG AGAGTGGGTGCTGAAAAGTGGGATGCTGGTGGCCATGTCTGTGTACACCTACCTGAGGCTCATAGTGGATCATGGGACACCTAACCTGTTGCCCCTCAGACAGCGAGAGGTGGACTTCTGCATCGGACTGCTCAGAGAGAGG tTCATGGAGTGTTTTATTATTGGGAGGGATCTGGTCAGACTCTTACAGAATGTGGCTCGTATTCCTGAGATGGAGTTGTTGTGGAGAGACCTGCTGCACAATCCTCAGACCCTTAGCCCACAGTTCACAG GTATATTGCAGCTCCTCACCTCTAGAACCTCACGCAAGTTTCTGGCCTGTCGACTCACCCCTGACATGGAGACCAAGCTGCTGTTCATGACCTCACgg GTTCGGTTTGGCCAGCAGAAGCGCTATCAGGACTGGTTTCAGCGGCAGTATCTGTCCACAGCTGAAAGCCAGTCGCTGCGCTGTGACCTCATTCGTTACATATGCGGTGTGGTTCATCCATCCAATGAAGTTCTGAGCTCTGATATTCTGCCACGCTGGGCGATCATTGGATGGCTCCTGACTACATGCACG TCTAATGTTGCTGCATCTAATGCCAAACTGGCCTTGTTCTACGACTGGCTGTTCTTCAACCCAGAGAAAGACAGCATCATGAACATCG AGCCAGCCATTTTGGTGATGCATCACTCCATGAAGCCACATCCTGCTATAACAGCCACACTACTGGACTTCATGTGTCGG ATCATCCCAAACTTTTTCCCTCCTCTTGAGGGTCAAGTGCGACAGGGCGTCTTCAACTCTCTCAACTTCATCATGGAGAAGAGAGTTCTGGC TCACCTAGCACCTCTGTTTGACAACCCTAAACTGGACCGTGAGTTACGGTCTATGCTGAGAGAACGTTTCCCAGAGTTCTGCAATTCCCCCTCACCACCCACAGAAG taaaaatgGAGGAATCTGTTCCCTTGGAGATGGACAATCATGTGCTTGATAAGGAGGATGGTTGCTATGACAACACAGATGCTACTTTCAGTGATGATGAGGAAGAATTGAACAACAAGG GTAAAAAGCGAGAGTTCAGGTTCCATCAGCTTAAGGAGACCTACATCGACGAGCCTGCTGACATCACACCTTTCGTGGACCAATTGGACGAAGCACTTAAAGAGAGGGTTCTGCAGCTGCAGAAAGGAAG tGACACAGAAACACAATGTGAGGTCATGCAGGAAATTGTGGATCTTATTTTAGAG GAGGATTTTGACTCAGAGCAGATGTCTACTCTAGCTTCCTGTCTGGCTGAACTCTTTAAGAGCCACTTCAGAGGGGATGTGTTGCCTGAGGAGATCACAGAAGA GTCATTGGAGGAGTCCGTGTGTAAACCGGTGTGTCTGATCTTCAGAAACTTGTGTCAGATGCAAGAGGACAACAGCGGCTTCTCTGTCCTGCTGGACCTGCTCGCAGAGCTGTACCAGAAACAGCCGAAAATCGGTTATCATCTGCTCTACTACCTCAAAGCTAG CAAAGCGGCATCGGGGAAGATGAGCCTGTATGAGTCCTTTGCTCAGGCCACGGCTCTGGGTGACCTGCACACCTGCTTGATGATGGACATGAAGGCCTGTCAGGAGGATGATGTGAGGCTCCTGTGCTACCTAACCCCTTCCATCTATTCAGAG TTCCCAGATGAGACACTGCGTAGTGGAGAGCTCCTCAACATGATCGTGGCTGTCATTGATTCAGCACAG CTTCAGGAGCTGATGTGTCATGTGATGATGGGAAATCTGGTGATGTTCCGTAAAGACTCAGTCCTCAACATCCTCA TTCAGTCTCTGGACTGGGAAACGTTTGAGCAGTACAGCACATGGCAGCTTTTCCTGGCGCACAGTATCCCTCTGGAGACCATCATCCCCATTTTACAGCACCTCAAATACAAGG AACATCCTGAAGCTCTGTCCTGCCTCCTGCTGCAGTTGCGCAGAGAAAA GCCGAGTGAGGAGATGGTGAAGATGGTGCTGAGCCGACCTTATCACCAAGAGGATCAGTTCACCACCAGCATCCTGCGGCACTGGGCGGCGAAACATGACGACCTGCTGGGAGAACACATCAAAGCCCTGCTCATCAAGAACAACAACATGCCCCGTAAACGACAGAG TTTGAGGAGCTCCAGCAGTAAACTGGCTCAGCTGACCCTGGAACAGATGCTGGAACATCTGGACAGTTTGAGACTCAATCTCAGCAACACCAAGAACAACT TCTTTTCCCAGACACCCATATTACAGGCCCTACAGCATGTTCAGGCCAGCTGCGATGAAGCGCACAAAATGAG GTTCAGTGATCTTTTCTCATTGGCTGAAGAGTATGAGGATTCCTCGAAACAACATAAACCTCGACGCAAAGCCCCAGCATCCTCGCCACGATCCCGCAAGGGTGCGGCTCCTCAACCCTGCAATGAAGAGGAGAGCGCGTCCAGCAGCGCTTCG GAGGAAGAGGATTCCAAACCCAAAGCTTCCAAAAGAAAACGGAAACCGTCTGCAGTAGGATCTGACAGCGACTGA